The following are encoded together in the Pirellulales bacterium genome:
- a CDS encoding redox-sensing transcriptional repressor Rex, whose translation MSENSGKTPPDTPVPKAVANRLSLYLRELQHLLRDGYDTTSSSQLGTLLGFTDAQVRKDLAYFGHFGYPGVGYRCQELVDNIRRIMGTDRQWPVAMIGTGNLGRALLGYKGFSSQNFHIVAAFDVDPAKVGGQIEGIPIYHLDDLAKLVEEQKIKLGMIMVPAPAAQMVADILVTAGIEGILNFAPVTLNLPEKVQLIGVDLAIELEQLCFAVAGRKAKEKLESDAEI comes from the coding sequence ATGTCTGAAAATTCCGGCAAAACACCCCCTGACACGCCCGTGCCAAAGGCTGTCGCCAACCGGCTAAGCCTGTATCTGCGAGAATTGCAGCATCTCCTGCGGGATGGGTACGATACCACCAGTTCTAGCCAGTTGGGGACGCTGCTGGGCTTTACCGACGCCCAGGTGCGCAAGGATTTGGCCTATTTTGGGCATTTTGGCTATCCAGGGGTCGGGTACCGCTGCCAAGAGTTGGTGGACAATATCCGTCGGATCATGGGAACGGACCGGCAATGGCCGGTGGCGATGATCGGCACGGGAAACCTAGGCCGCGCGCTATTAGGCTACAAAGGCTTTAGCAGCCAAAATTTTCATATTGTGGCGGCGTTTGATGTCGATCCGGCCAAGGTGGGGGGCCAGATCGAAGGGATCCCCATTTATCATCTGGACGATCTGGCCAAACTGGTCGAGGAGCAAAAGATTAAACTGGGGATGATCATGGTCCCCGCCCCTGCCGCCCAGATGGTCGCGGATATCCTGGTGACGGCCGGTATCGAGGGAATCCTGAATTTTGCCCCAGTGACGCTAAATTTACCGGAAAAAGTACAATTGATTGGCGTGGATCTGGCGATCGAGCTCGAGCAATTGTGCTTTGCCGTGGCGGGCCGCAAGGCCAAGGAAAAGCTGGAAAGCGACGCCGAAATCTAA